In Tursiops truncatus isolate mTurTru1 chromosome X, mTurTru1.mat.Y, whole genome shotgun sequence, the following proteins share a genomic window:
- the CCDC120 gene encoding coiled-coil domain-containing protein 120 isoform X3, translating to MGRPSPWPGRLGHCLVGGGLGIRHCAHPLIATTSRSRAWSIQLFFFEVPETTPQHLSALALALSSHQPQPLDNTRMEVKGQLISSPTFSASAALFGEAAPQVKSERLRGLLDRQRTLQEALSLKLQELRKVCLQEAELTGQLPPECPLEPGERPQLVRRRPPAARAYPPPHPNPAHHSLCPAKVSRWACRATWGWDRSPEEAESGLQPGEGEAKAPQELALEALEREVSVQQQIAAAARRLALAPELSAEQRRRRRQVQADALRRLHELEEQLGDVRAHLGLPGIPPPQPLPLSTGAVIVAQGVCLGTRLAQLSQEDVVLHSESSSLSESGASHDNEEPRGCFPLAERPSPPKAWDQLRAVSGGSPERRTPWKPPPSDLYGDLKSRRNSVASPTSPTRSLPRSASSFEGRSVPATPVLTRGAGPQLCKPEGLHSRQWSGSQDSQMGFPRADPVSDRASLFAARTRRSNSSEALLVDRAASGGAGSPPAPLVPPATGPPACKSSEVLYERPQPTPAFSSRTAGPPDPPRAARPSSAAPASRGVPRLPPVCGDFLLDYSLDRGLPRGGGGTGWGELLPTAEVPGPLSRRDGLLTMLPGPPPVYAADGSSPLLRSKDPHSRATRTKPCGLPLEAAEGPEVHPNPLLWMPPPARIPPAGERSGHKSLALEGLRDWYIRNSGLATGPQRRPGLPHMGPQHPPFLHARCYEVGQALYGAPSQAPLPHSRSFTAPPVSGRYYADFLYPPELSARLSDLTLEGEQSSDSDPQTPGTLV from the exons ATGGGCCGGCCCAGTCCCTGGCCAGGTAGGCTGGGCCATTGCCTAGTGGGAGGCGGCCTAGGCATCCGCCACTGCGCTCACCCACTTATTGCCACTACCAGCCGGAGCAGGGCCTGGTCgatacaactatttttttttgaggtacctGAGACCACTCCACAGCACCTCTCTGCTCTGGCATTG GCCTTGTCCAGCCATCAGCCACAGCCTCTTGACAACACCAGGATGGAAGTCAAAGGTCAGCTGATCAGCTCTCCCACCTTCAGTGCCTCAG CTGCCCTGTTTGGAGAGGCTGCCCCCCAGGTGAAGTCAGAGCGTCTGAGGGGGCTGCTCGACCGTCAGCGGACCCTGCAGGAGGCCCTGAGCCTGAAACTTCAGGAGCTACGAAAAGTGTGTCTCCAGGAGGCG GAGCTGACTGGCCAGCTGCCCCCCGAGTGCCCACTGGAGCCTGGTGAACGGCCCCAGTTGGTCCGCCGGCGGCCGCCTGCAGCCCGCGCCTACCCTCCACCGCACCCCAATCCAGCACACCACTCCTTGTGCCCTGCCAAGGTGAGCAGATGGGCGTGCAGAGCAACATGGGGGTGGGACAGGAGCCCGGAGGAAGCCGAGAGCGGGTTGCAGCCAGGAGAAGGAGAGGCTAAG GCCCCGCAGGAGCTGGCGCTCGAGGCCCTGGAGCGCGAAGTGTCAGTGCAGCAGCAGATTGCGGCAGCTGCCCGCCGCCTGGCCTTGGCCCCTGAGCTCAGCGCCGAGCAGCGCCGACGTCGGCGCCAGGTCCAGGCAGATGCTTTGCGGAGGCTGCATGAGCTGGAGGAGCAGCTCGGGGACGTCCGGGCCCACCTGGGTCTCCCGGGGATCCCGCCGCCCCAGCCCCTGCCGCTATCCACTGGGGCAGTTATCGTTGCCCAGGGAGTCTGCCTGGGCACGCGCCTTGCTCAGCTCAGCCAAG AGGACGTAGTCCTGCACTCGGAGAGCAGCTCCCTCTCAGAGTCTGGGGCCAGCCATGATAATG AGGAGCCCCGTGGCTGCTTCCCTCTGGCTGAGCGCCCTTCACCACCGAAGGCCTGGGACCAGCTGCGGGCAGTATCTGGGGGCAGCCCTGAGCGGCGAACCCCGTGGAAACCACCCCCGTCAGATCTCTATGGGGATCTGAAGAGCCGGCGGAACTCCGTGGCCAGCCCCACCAG CCCCACACGCTCGCTGCCCAGGAGTGCCTCCAGTTTTGAGGGGCGAAGTGTGCCTGCCACCCCTGTCCTCACCCGGGGCGCTGGCCCCCAGCTCTGCAA ACCTGAAGGCCTCCATTCTCGCCAGTGGTCCGGCAGCCAGGACTCCCAGATGGGCTTCCCCCGGGCGGACCCTGTCTCCGACCGTGCCTCCCTCTTCGCAGCTCGCACCCGCCGCAGCAATAGCTCCGAGGCCCTGCTGGTGGACCGGGCAGCTAGTGGGGGAGCTGGCTCCCCGCCTGCACCTCTGGTTCCCCCTGCCACTGGTCCCCCAGCCTGCAAGAGCAGTGAGGTGCTATATGAGCGCCCCCAACCAACTCCTGCCTTCTCCTCCCGCACGGCTGGCCCCCCAGACCCTCCCCGGGCTGCCCGGCCCAGCTCAGCCGCCCCTGCCTCCCGCGGGGTCCCCCGGCTCCCGCCTGTGTGTGGGGACTTCCTCTTGGACTACTCCCTGGACCGGGGCCTGCCCCGCGGTGGCGGCGGGACAGGCTGGGGGGAGCTGCTGCCCACAGCTGAGGTCCCAGGACCCCTCTCTCGCCGGGATGGGCTCCTCACCATGCTCCCAGGCCCACCACCTGTGTATGCAGCTGACGGCAGCAGCCCCCTCCTCCGCAGCAAGGACCCCCACAGCCGTGCCACCCGCACCAAGCCCTGTGGCCTGCCCCTGGAGGCCGCTGAGGGCCCAGAGGTGCATCCCAACCCTCTGCTGTGGATGCCCCCACCCGCCCGTATCCCCCCAGCTGGTGAGCGCAGCGGCCACAAGAGCCTTGCCCTGGAGGGGCTGCGGGACTGGTACATCCGGAACTCGGGACTGGCCACAGGGCCCCAGCGCCGGCCTGGGCTCCCCCACATGGGCCCGCAGCACCCGCCCTTCCTCCACGCCCGCTGCTATGAGGTGGGCCAGGCGCTGTATGGGGCCCCCAGCCAGGCGCCACTCCCGCACTCAAGGAGTTTCACGGCGCCCCCTGTCTCCGGCAG ATACTACGCGGACTTCCTGTACCCCCCGGAGCTGAGCGCTCGTTTAAGTGACCTGACGCTAGAGGGGGAGCAGTCCTCCGATTCTGACCCCCAGACCCCGGGGACACTGGTCTGA
- the CCDC120 gene encoding coiled-coil domain-containing protein 120 isoform X2, giving the protein MEVKGQLISSPTFSASAALFGEAAPQVKSERLRGLLDRQRTLQEALSLKLQELRKVCLQEAELTGQLPPECPLEPGERPQLVRRRPPAARAYPPPHPNPAHHSLCPAKVSRWACRATWGWDRSPEEAESGLQPGEGEAKAPQELALEALEREVSVQQQIAAAARRLALAPELSAEQRRRRRQVQADALRRLHELEEQLGDVRAHLGLPGIPPPQPLPLSTGAVIVAQGVCLGTRLAQLSQEDVVLHSESSSLSESGASHDNEEPRGCFPLAERPSPPKAWDQLRAVSGGSPERRTPWKPPPSDLYGDLKSRRNSVASPTSPTRSLPRSASSFEGRSVPATPVLTRGAGPQLCKPEGLHSRQWSGSQDSQMGFPRADPVSDRASLFAARTRRSNSSEALLVDRAASGGAGSPPAPLVPPATGPPACKSSEVLYERPQPTPAFSSRTAGPPDPPRAARPSSAAPASRGVPRLPPVCGDFLLDYSLDRGLPRGGGGTGWGELLPTAEVPGPLSRRDGLLTMLPGPPPVYAADGSSPLLRSKDPHSRATRTKPCGLPLEAAEGPEVHPNPLLWMPPPARIPPAGERSGHKSLALEGLRDWYIRNSGLATGPQRRPGLPHMGPQHPPFLHARCYEVGQALYGAPSQAPLPHSRSFTAPPVSGRYGGCFY; this is encoded by the exons ATGGAAGTCAAAGGTCAGCTGATCAGCTCTCCCACCTTCAGTGCCTCAG CTGCCCTGTTTGGAGAGGCTGCCCCCCAGGTGAAGTCAGAGCGTCTGAGGGGGCTGCTCGACCGTCAGCGGACCCTGCAGGAGGCCCTGAGCCTGAAACTTCAGGAGCTACGAAAAGTGTGTCTCCAGGAGGCG GAGCTGACTGGCCAGCTGCCCCCCGAGTGCCCACTGGAGCCTGGTGAACGGCCCCAGTTGGTCCGCCGGCGGCCGCCTGCAGCCCGCGCCTACCCTCCACCGCACCCCAATCCAGCACACCACTCCTTGTGCCCTGCCAAGGTGAGCAGATGGGCGTGCAGAGCAACATGGGGGTGGGACAGGAGCCCGGAGGAAGCCGAGAGCGGGTTGCAGCCAGGAGAAGGAGAGGCTAAG GCCCCGCAGGAGCTGGCGCTCGAGGCCCTGGAGCGCGAAGTGTCAGTGCAGCAGCAGATTGCGGCAGCTGCCCGCCGCCTGGCCTTGGCCCCTGAGCTCAGCGCCGAGCAGCGCCGACGTCGGCGCCAGGTCCAGGCAGATGCTTTGCGGAGGCTGCATGAGCTGGAGGAGCAGCTCGGGGACGTCCGGGCCCACCTGGGTCTCCCGGGGATCCCGCCGCCCCAGCCCCTGCCGCTATCCACTGGGGCAGTTATCGTTGCCCAGGGAGTCTGCCTGGGCACGCGCCTTGCTCAGCTCAGCCAAG AGGACGTAGTCCTGCACTCGGAGAGCAGCTCCCTCTCAGAGTCTGGGGCCAGCCATGATAATG AGGAGCCCCGTGGCTGCTTCCCTCTGGCTGAGCGCCCTTCACCACCGAAGGCCTGGGACCAGCTGCGGGCAGTATCTGGGGGCAGCCCTGAGCGGCGAACCCCGTGGAAACCACCCCCGTCAGATCTCTATGGGGATCTGAAGAGCCGGCGGAACTCCGTGGCCAGCCCCACCAG CCCCACACGCTCGCTGCCCAGGAGTGCCTCCAGTTTTGAGGGGCGAAGTGTGCCTGCCACCCCTGTCCTCACCCGGGGCGCTGGCCCCCAGCTCTGCAA ACCTGAAGGCCTCCATTCTCGCCAGTGGTCCGGCAGCCAGGACTCCCAGATGGGCTTCCCCCGGGCGGACCCTGTCTCCGACCGTGCCTCCCTCTTCGCAGCTCGCACCCGCCGCAGCAATAGCTCCGAGGCCCTGCTGGTGGACCGGGCAGCTAGTGGGGGAGCTGGCTCCCCGCCTGCACCTCTGGTTCCCCCTGCCACTGGTCCCCCAGCCTGCAAGAGCAGTGAGGTGCTATATGAGCGCCCCCAACCAACTCCTGCCTTCTCCTCCCGCACGGCTGGCCCCCCAGACCCTCCCCGGGCTGCCCGGCCCAGCTCAGCCGCCCCTGCCTCCCGCGGGGTCCCCCGGCTCCCGCCTGTGTGTGGGGACTTCCTCTTGGACTACTCCCTGGACCGGGGCCTGCCCCGCGGTGGCGGCGGGACAGGCTGGGGGGAGCTGCTGCCCACAGCTGAGGTCCCAGGACCCCTCTCTCGCCGGGATGGGCTCCTCACCATGCTCCCAGGCCCACCACCTGTGTATGCAGCTGACGGCAGCAGCCCCCTCCTCCGCAGCAAGGACCCCCACAGCCGTGCCACCCGCACCAAGCCCTGTGGCCTGCCCCTGGAGGCCGCTGAGGGCCCAGAGGTGCATCCCAACCCTCTGCTGTGGATGCCCCCACCCGCCCGTATCCCCCCAGCTGGTGAGCGCAGCGGCCACAAGAGCCTTGCCCTGGAGGGGCTGCGGGACTGGTACATCCGGAACTCGGGACTGGCCACAGGGCCCCAGCGCCGGCCTGGGCTCCCCCACATGGGCCCGCAGCACCCGCCCTTCCTCCACGCCCGCTGCTATGAGGTGGGCCAGGCGCTGTATGGGGCCCCCAGCCAGGCGCCACTCCCGCACTCAAGGAGTTTCACGGCGCCCCCTGTCTCCGGCAGGTATGGGGGGTGCTTTTACTGA
- the CCDC120 gene encoding coiled-coil domain-containing protein 120 isoform X1: protein MGRPSPWPGRLGHCLVGGGLGIRHCAHPLIATTSRSRAWSIQLFFFEVPETTPQHLSALALALSSHQPQPLDNTRMEVKGQLISSPTFSASAALFGEAAPQVKSERLRGLLDRQRTLQEALSLKLQELRKVCLQEAELTGQLPPECPLEPGERPQLVRRRPPAARAYPPPHPNPAHHSLCPAKAPQELALEALEREVSVQQQIAAAARRLALAPELSAEQRRRRRQVQADALRRLHELEEQLGDVRAHLGLPGIPPPQPLPLSTGAVIVAQGVCLGTRLAQLSQEDVVLHSESSSLSESGASHDNEEPRGCFPLAERPSPPKAWDQLRAVSGGSPERRTPWKPPPSDLYGDLKSRRNSVASPTSPTRSLPRSASSFEGRSVPATPVLTRGAGPQLCKPEGLHSRQWSGSQDSQMGFPRADPVSDRASLFAARTRRSNSSEALLVDRAASGGAGSPPAPLVPPATGPPACKSSEVLYERPQPTPAFSSRTAGPPDPPRAARPSSAAPASRGVPRLPPVCGDFLLDYSLDRGLPRGGGGTGWGELLPTAEVPGPLSRRDGLLTMLPGPPPVYAADGSSPLLRSKDPHSRATRTKPCGLPLEAAEGPEVHPNPLLWMPPPARIPPAGERSGHKSLALEGLRDWYIRNSGLATGPQRRPGLPHMGPQHPPFLHARCYEVGQALYGAPSQAPLPHSRSFTAPPVSGRYGGCFY, encoded by the exons ATGGGCCGGCCCAGTCCCTGGCCAGGTAGGCTGGGCCATTGCCTAGTGGGAGGCGGCCTAGGCATCCGCCACTGCGCTCACCCACTTATTGCCACTACCAGCCGGAGCAGGGCCTGGTCgatacaactatttttttttgaggtacctGAGACCACTCCACAGCACCTCTCTGCTCTGGCATTG GCCTTGTCCAGCCATCAGCCACAGCCTCTTGACAACACCAGGATGGAAGTCAAAGGTCAGCTGATCAGCTCTCCCACCTTCAGTGCCTCAG CTGCCCTGTTTGGAGAGGCTGCCCCCCAGGTGAAGTCAGAGCGTCTGAGGGGGCTGCTCGACCGTCAGCGGACCCTGCAGGAGGCCCTGAGCCTGAAACTTCAGGAGCTACGAAAAGTGTGTCTCCAGGAGGCG GAGCTGACTGGCCAGCTGCCCCCCGAGTGCCCACTGGAGCCTGGTGAACGGCCCCAGTTGGTCCGCCGGCGGCCGCCTGCAGCCCGCGCCTACCCTCCACCGCACCCCAATCCAGCACACCACTCCTTGTGCCCTGCCAAG GCCCCGCAGGAGCTGGCGCTCGAGGCCCTGGAGCGCGAAGTGTCAGTGCAGCAGCAGATTGCGGCAGCTGCCCGCCGCCTGGCCTTGGCCCCTGAGCTCAGCGCCGAGCAGCGCCGACGTCGGCGCCAGGTCCAGGCAGATGCTTTGCGGAGGCTGCATGAGCTGGAGGAGCAGCTCGGGGACGTCCGGGCCCACCTGGGTCTCCCGGGGATCCCGCCGCCCCAGCCCCTGCCGCTATCCACTGGGGCAGTTATCGTTGCCCAGGGAGTCTGCCTGGGCACGCGCCTTGCTCAGCTCAGCCAAG AGGACGTAGTCCTGCACTCGGAGAGCAGCTCCCTCTCAGAGTCTGGGGCCAGCCATGATAATG AGGAGCCCCGTGGCTGCTTCCCTCTGGCTGAGCGCCCTTCACCACCGAAGGCCTGGGACCAGCTGCGGGCAGTATCTGGGGGCAGCCCTGAGCGGCGAACCCCGTGGAAACCACCCCCGTCAGATCTCTATGGGGATCTGAAGAGCCGGCGGAACTCCGTGGCCAGCCCCACCAG CCCCACACGCTCGCTGCCCAGGAGTGCCTCCAGTTTTGAGGGGCGAAGTGTGCCTGCCACCCCTGTCCTCACCCGGGGCGCTGGCCCCCAGCTCTGCAA ACCTGAAGGCCTCCATTCTCGCCAGTGGTCCGGCAGCCAGGACTCCCAGATGGGCTTCCCCCGGGCGGACCCTGTCTCCGACCGTGCCTCCCTCTTCGCAGCTCGCACCCGCCGCAGCAATAGCTCCGAGGCCCTGCTGGTGGACCGGGCAGCTAGTGGGGGAGCTGGCTCCCCGCCTGCACCTCTGGTTCCCCCTGCCACTGGTCCCCCAGCCTGCAAGAGCAGTGAGGTGCTATATGAGCGCCCCCAACCAACTCCTGCCTTCTCCTCCCGCACGGCTGGCCCCCCAGACCCTCCCCGGGCTGCCCGGCCCAGCTCAGCCGCCCCTGCCTCCCGCGGGGTCCCCCGGCTCCCGCCTGTGTGTGGGGACTTCCTCTTGGACTACTCCCTGGACCGGGGCCTGCCCCGCGGTGGCGGCGGGACAGGCTGGGGGGAGCTGCTGCCCACAGCTGAGGTCCCAGGACCCCTCTCTCGCCGGGATGGGCTCCTCACCATGCTCCCAGGCCCACCACCTGTGTATGCAGCTGACGGCAGCAGCCCCCTCCTCCGCAGCAAGGACCCCCACAGCCGTGCCACCCGCACCAAGCCCTGTGGCCTGCCCCTGGAGGCCGCTGAGGGCCCAGAGGTGCATCCCAACCCTCTGCTGTGGATGCCCCCACCCGCCCGTATCCCCCCAGCTGGTGAGCGCAGCGGCCACAAGAGCCTTGCCCTGGAGGGGCTGCGGGACTGGTACATCCGGAACTCGGGACTGGCCACAGGGCCCCAGCGCCGGCCTGGGCTCCCCCACATGGGCCCGCAGCACCCGCCCTTCCTCCACGCCCGCTGCTATGAGGTGGGCCAGGCGCTGTATGGGGCCCCCAGCCAGGCGCCACTCCCGCACTCAAGGAGTTTCACGGCGCCCCCTGTCTCCGGCAGGTATGGGGGGTGCTTTTACTGA